One genomic region from Salvia hispanica cultivar TCC Black 2014 chromosome 2, UniMelb_Shisp_WGS_1.0, whole genome shotgun sequence encodes:
- the LOC125204919 gene encoding berberine bridge enzyme-like 8: protein MKTPSIFYLTLTLVAILSYSAATSADKHDDFVKCLKHEFHNYSSISNLVYTQTNSSFITILQSSIKNLRFSTPTTPKPQVIITPDHESQIPPLIDCAKQSGLEIRTRSGGHDFEGLSYVAQVPFVIIDLINLSEITVDVENKTAWVGGGATIGSLYYRIAQKTPVLGFPAGICPSVGVGGHFSGGGYGPLQRKYGLAADNVIDARIVDASGRILDRKSMGEDLFWAIRGGGGASFGVITAWKVQLVDVPETVTVFRVDRTLEQNATRILHRWQHVAPEMDRDLFIWALASKVNTTITVSFSSLFLGGAANLMALMQEKFPELGVVREDCIETSWVKSTQFMTSFPIEIPTEILLNRSQAGGVRYDKMKSNYVQEPIPESGLEGVWRYLNELEGRERVAIVFTPYGGRMAEISGSATPFPHRAGNLYAFSFYVSWGEEKDSERYISWSRRLYDYVTPYVAGSPRASYYNYRDLDLGVNNVVGKTSYAQASVWGRKYFGNNFDRLVRVKGMVDPHNFFRNEQSIVPNYI from the coding sequence ATGAAAACTCCATCGATCTTTTATCTTACATTAACTCTTGTTGCCATCTTATCTTATTCAGCTGCAACTTCTGCTGATAAACATGATGATTTTGTCAAATGCCTCAAACATGAATTCCACAACTACTCCTCAATTTCCAACCTTGTTTACACCCAAACCAACTCATCTTTCATTACAATCCTACAATCTTCCATCAAAAACCTTAGATTCTCAACACCAACCACACCTAAACCGCAAGTGATTATAACCCCAGACCACGAATCCCAAATCCCGCCTCTCATAGACTGCGCTAAGCAAAGTGGATTAGAGATCAGAACTCGAAGCGGAGGCCATGATTTCGAAGGACTATCCTACGTGGCGCAAGTCCCGTTCGTGATCATCGATTTGATCAATCTCAGCGAAATAACCGTCGACGTCGAGAATAAAACTGCATGGGTGGGAGGTGGCGCAACCATCGGTTCTTTATATTACAGGATCGCCCAGAAAACCCCGGTTCTCGGGTTTCCCGCCGGCATCTGCCCATCTGTGGGAGTCGGCGGGCACTTCAGCGGAGGCGGCTACGGCCCATTGCAGAGGAAATATGGCCTCGCGGCAGATAACGTCATCGATGCAAGAATCGTCGATGCCAGCGGCAGAATCCTGGACAGGAAATCAATGGGTGAGGATTTGTTCTGGGCCATCAGAGGCGGTGGAGGCGCCAGCTTCGGCGTGATTACTGCCTGGAAAGTGCAACTGGTAGATGTTCCAGAAACTGTCACTGTTTTCAGAGTTGACAGGACGCTGGAACAGAACGCGACTCGAATCCTCCACCGCTGGCAACACGTGGCTCCGGAGATGGACCGAGATTTGTTCATATGGGCCTTAGCAAGCAAGGTGAACACTACCATCACTGTGTCCTTCTCTTCACTGTTTCTCGGCGGCGCCGCGAATCTAATGGCGTTGATGCAAGAAAAGTTCCCGGAGCTAGGGGTAGTGAGGGAAGACTGCATCGAGACTAGCTGGGTCAAATCCACCCAATTCATGACCAGTTTTCCGATCGAAATACCGACGGAGATTCTGCTCAACAGAAGTCAGGCTGGCGGTGTGAGATACGACAAAATGAAATCAAACTACGTGCAGGAGCCCATTCCCGAGTCCGGCTTAGAAGGCGTGTGGAGATATTTGAATGAATTGGAAGGGAGGGAGAGGGTGGCTATCGTCTTTACTCCGTACGGCGGAAGAATGGCGGAGATCTCGGGTTCCGCCACTCCTTTTCCTCACAGAGCTGGCAATCTCTACGCCTTCAGTTTCTACGTTTCTTGGGGAGAAGAGAAGGATTCGGAGAGGTATATAAGCTGGTCGAGGAGGTTGTATGACTACGTCACTCCTTATGTCGCGGGATCTCCGAGGGCTTCGTATTACAACTACAGAGATCTCGACCTTGGAGTGAACAACGTTGTTGGAAAGACGAGCTATGCGCAAGCGAGTGTTTGGGGTAGGAAATATTTCGGCAACAATTTCGATCGTCTTGTTCGGGTGAAAGGCATGGTGGATCCACATAATTTCTTCAGGAACGAGCAAAGTATTGTTCCTAACTATATTTAG
- the LOC125204925 gene encoding berberine bridge enzyme-like 8, with translation MNYSRITISFSILFSLFSLSWASSNSSSHHAFIQCLENHSDPSISSLIYTPNNSSYSSVLQNYIRNLRFNESFTPKPQIIITANQISHIQSAIFCGKAHGMQMKIRSGGHDYEGVSYWSDDPTFFVLDMFNFRSVNVSVEDESAWVEVGATLGEVFYGIAEKSPIHGFPAGVCPTVGVGGHFSGGGYGNMMRKYGLSVDNIVDATMVDVRGRLLDRRAMGEDLFWAITGGGGSSFGVVVSYKIKIVPVPETVTVFRVVRDYDENFVDLVHRYQEIAADEFPKELFLRLTLSVVNGTNRATFRAMYLGNSRDLVALINNSFPEMGLLLSDCLEMSWVQSVLFWTDFPSGTPVAELLSRVPQSLTYLKRKSDYLKKPIPKQALDLLFKKMVELRTPQLTFNPYGGRMAEIPAPEKPFPHRAGNIAKLQYATNWNEEGAEAADRYLTQTRELYEFMTPYVSMAPREAFLNYRDLDIGINHNGKNSYMEGLVYGASYFKENFNRLVKVKTKVDKHNFFRNEQSIPVFP, from the coding sequence ATGAATTATTCAAGAATCACAATATCATTCTCTATCCTCTTCTCCCTCTTTTCCCTCTCATGGGCGAGCTCCAACTCCTCTTCCCACCATGCATTCATCCAATGCCTTGAAAACCACTCCGATCCATCCATTTCTTCACTCATTTACACTCCAAACAACTCTTCCTACTCATCCGTTCTCCAAAACTACATAAGAAACCTCCGCTTCAACGAATCCTTCACACCCAAACCCCAAATCATCATCACCGCAAACCAAATCTCCCACATTCAATCCGCCATTTTCTGCGGCAAAGCTCACGGAATGCAGATGAAGATCCGCAGCGGCGGCCACGACTACGAGGGCGTGTCGTACTGGTCCGACGACCCCACCTTCTTCGTCTTAGACATGTTCAATTTCCGGTCCGTCAACGTCTCCGTCGAAGACGAGTCGGCGTGGGTCGAGGTCGGGGCGACTCTCGGCGAAGTCTTCTACGGAATCGCCGAGAAAAGCCCGATCCACGGCTTCCCCGCCGGGGTCTGCCCCACCGTGGGTGTCGGCGGCCACTTCAGCGGCGGGGGCTACGGCAACATGATGCGGAAGTACGGCCTCTCGGTCGACAACATCGTCGACGCGACGATGGTCGACGTCCGCGGCCGCCTCCTCGACCGGAGGGCCATGGGGGAGGATCTCTTCTGGGCCATCACCGGTGGCGGGGGCTCCAGCTTCGGCGTCGTGGTGTCGTACAAAATCAAGATCGTGCCCGTCCCGGAAACCGTGACGGTTTTCCGGGTCGTGCGAGATTACGACGAAAATTTCGTCGACCTCGTCCACCGCTATCAGGAGATAGCGGCGGACGAGTTTCCCAAGGAATTGTTCCTTAGATTGACACTCAGTGTGGTCAATGGAACCAACAGGGCTACTTTCCGCGCGATGTACCTTGGGAACTCGCGCGATTTAGTAGCCCTGATCAACAACAGCTTTCCTGAAATGGGACTGTTGTTGTCAGACTGTCTGGAAATGAGTTGGGTCCAATCAGTACTTTTCTGGACAGACTTCCCCTCAGGAACTCCCGTTGCAGAGCTCCTGAGTAGGGTTCCGCAGTCTCTAACGTACCTAAAGAGAAAATCGGACTACCTGAAGAAACCCATTCCGAAACAAGCACTTGACCTCCTATTCAAGAAAATGGTCGAGTTGCGGACACCACAACTGACGTTCAATCCGTACGGCGGAAGAATGGCCGAGATTCCCGCGCCAGAGAAGCCGTTCCCCCACAGGGCAGGCAACATTGCAAAGCTGCAATACGCGACGAATTGGAACGAGGAAGGCGCAGAGGCTGCGGACCGGTACTTGACACAGACGAGGGAGTTGTACGAGTTTATGACTCCTTACGTCTCAATGGCGCCTAGGGAGGCTTTCTTGAACTACAGAGACCTCGACATCGGAATAAATCACAATGGGAAGAATAGCTATATGGAAGGGCTAGTGTACGGCGCGAGCTACTTCAAAGAGAATTTCAATAGGTTGGTGAAGGTGAAGACCAAAGTTGATAAGCATAATTTCTTTAGAAACGAACAAAGTATTCCAGTTTTCCCATGA
- the LOC125203494 gene encoding berberine bridge enzyme-like 21, which yields MKRFFFFLNFIFVCTSAQDVYDPFVKCLSDAKIPKAEIEKIAYSPNSPSFPTVLQAYIRNRRFNVSTTRKPSIIVTPTTEPQISAAVVCAKTLSIQIKIRSGGHDYEGISYVSAAASPFLILDMFAFRSIAVDVADESAWVGAGAYLGELYYRISEKSKLHAFPAGICPTVGVGGHVSGAGYGNLLRKHGLTVDHVVDARIAVADGRILDRKSMGEDLFWAIRGGGGASFGVIISFKIKLVPVPAAVTVFRLEKYETDNRTDSVFQYQQIVDKIDDRLFIRVLLQPVTRNKNKSVRATFIGLFLGGADELLPITNSQFPKLGLEKSDCKEMTWIESVLFWGNFDNKTSPSVLLNRKPDKINFLKRKSDYVKTPISVSDLETIFKKMVEIGKVGLVFNSYGGRMAEIPASETPFPHRAGNLFKVQYSVSWEDEGEAADKDYIEQIRALYSFMEPYVSSNPREAYLNYRDLDIGTTDNGKDSYSDGKVYGVKYFKGNFDRLVKVKTAVDPDNFFRNEQSIPVLPSAGGRKSGK from the coding sequence ATGAAGagatttttcttcttcctaaatttcattttcgtcTGCACCTCCGCTCAAGATGTCTACGACCCGTTTGTCAAGTGCCTCTCCGACGCCAAAATCCCCAAAGCCGAAATCGAAAAAATAGCATACTCCCCAAACAGCCCCTCCTTCCCAACAGTCCTCCAAGCCTACATCCGAAACCGCCGCTTCAACGTCTCCACCACCCGCAAACCAAGCATCATCGTCACTCCCACAACGGAGCCCCAAATCAGCGCCGCCGTCGTCTGCGCCAAGACGCTCTCCATCCAGATCAAAATCCGCAGCGGCGGCCACGACTACGAGGGCATCTCCTAcgtctccgccgccgcctcgcCCTTCCTCATCCTCGACATGTTCGCCTTCCGCTCCATCGCCGTCGACGTCGCCGACGAGTCCGCCTGGGTCGGCGCCGGCGCCTACCTCGGCGAGCTCTACTACCGCATCTCCGAAAAGAGCAAGCTCCACGCCTTCCCCGCCGGCATCTGCCCCACCGTCGGCGTCGGCGGCCACGTCAGCGGCGCCGGCTACGGCAACCTGCTGCGCAAGCACGGCCTCACCGTCGACCACGTGGTCGACGCGAGGATCGCCGTCGCCGACGGACGGATCCTCGACCGAAAATCAATGGGCGAGGATCTGTTCTGGGCCATCCGCGGCGGGGGCGGGGCCAGCTTTGGAGTAATcatatcttttaaaattaaactgGTCCCCGTCCCCGCCGCAGTAACTGTTTTCCGTCTCGAGAAATATGAGACGGACAACAGAACAGATTCCGTTTTCCAATACCAACAGATCGTCGACAAAATCGACGACCGTCTCTTCATCAGAGTTCTCCTCCAGCCGGTAACACGTAACAAGAATAAAAGCGTCCGCGCCACCTTCATCGGGCTCTTCCTCGGCGGCGCCGATGAGCTCCTCCCAATCACAAATTCCCAATTCCCGAAATTAGGGCTCGAAAAATCGGATTGCAAAGAAATGACGTGGATTGAATCAGTCCTATTCTGGGGCAATTTCGACAACAAAACATCTCCGTCCGTGCTGCTGAACAGAAAGCCGGACAAAATCAACTTCCTGAAACGGAAATCGGATTACGTGAAAACCCCGATTTCCGTTTCAGATTTGGAAACAATCTTCAAAAAAATGGTGGAAATTGGGAAAGTGGGGCTTGTGTTCAACTCCTACGGCGGGAGGATGGCGGAGATCCCGGCGTCCGAAACGCCGTTTCCTCACCGCGCCGGGAATCTGTTCAAGGTCCAGTATTCGGTGAGCTGGGAGGACGAGGGGGAGGCGGCGGACAAGGACTACATCGAGCAGATAAGGGCGCTGTACAGTTTCATGGAGCCGTACGTTTCGAGTAATCCGAGGGAGGCTTACTTGAACTACAGAGATTTGGACATTGGAACCACCGACAACGGTAAGGACAGTTACAGTGACGGAAAAGTCTACGGCGTGAAGTATTTCAAGGGGAATTTTGATAGGCTGGTGAAAGTGAAGACGGCGGTTGACCCCGACAACTTTTTCAGGAATGAGCAGAGTATTCCGGTTTTGCCCTCGGCTGGAGGGAGGAAATCCGGGAAATAG
- the LOC125208425 gene encoding berberine bridge enzyme-like 15 encodes MISPNSILLILNLAILALSLPASSQTIPDKFYQCITLNSELSIPFSAAFFAPGNASFAPLLQSSAQNFRCLVSTVPKPTLIFTPYTENHVQVAVTCAKDLGILLRVRSGGHDYECLSYISTTADEPFIVLDLSKLRSITVDLTSNSTWAQAGATMGELYYRISQRSKTHGYAAGLCTSLGIGGHITGGAYGTMMRKYGLGADNVIDARIVDASGRILDRASMGEDLFWAIRGGGGASYGIILAWKVKLVLVPETVTVFSIPKTLEQGATKILYKWQQIADKVDEDLFMRVIIRKVQSAGKDDRTVQTLYNAVFLGRSDRLLQVMQQSFPELGLTEKDCTEMSWIQSVLYIGGFPRNAQPEILLQGISLSKSYFKAKSDFIRTPIPEDGLLGLWKKMLEEDIPFIIFNPYGGMMANIPESEIPFPHRKGVIFMIQYMSIWTDDKPETAAKHVDWIRRLYNYMASYASTFPREAYVNYRDLDLGMNKNRSSFIQANSWGTRYFKDNFNRLVKVKTKVDPGNFFRHEQSIPTLPLMNHGGENSMMH; translated from the coding sequence ATGATATCTCCTAACTCAATCCTTCTCATACTAAACCTAGCAATTCTTGCACTATCTCTGCCTGCATCCTCCCAAACCATCCCAGACAAATTCTACCAATGCATCACTCTCAATTCCGAGCTCTCCATCCCATTCTCTGCCGCCTTCTTCGCCCCCGGCAACGCCTCGTTCGCCCCTCTCCTACAATCCTCCGCGCAGAATTTCCGATGCCTGGTCTCCACCGTGCCCAAACCTACGCTCATCTTCACCCCCTACACCGAGAACCACGTCCAAGTCGCTGTCACTTGCGCCAAGGACCTCGGCATCCTTCTCCGGGTCCGTAGCGGGGGCCACGACTACGAGTGCCTCTCCTACATCTCCACCACGGCGGACGAGCCCTTCATCGTCCTCGACCTGTCAAAGCTCCGCTCCATCACTGTCGACCTTACGAGCAACAGCACATGGGCCCAGGCCGGCGCCACTATGGGGGAACTCTACTACAGGATCTCCCAGAGGAGCAAGACCCACGGCTACGCGGCCGGCCTGTGCACTAGCCTCGGCATAGGCGGCCACATCACCGGCGGCGCCTACGGCACCATGATGCGGAAATACGGCCTCGGAGCCGACAACGTGATCGACGCAAGAATAGTCGACGCCAGCGGTAGAATCCTCGACCGGGCGTCTATGGGCGAGGACCTCTTCTGGGCCATCCGAGGTGGCGGAGGCGCCAGCTACGGCATCATCCTCGCCTGGAAGGTCAAGCTCGTCCTGGTCCCGGAAACTGTCACGGTCTTCTCTATTCCCAAGACCCTCGAGCAAGGCGCCACGAAGATTCTCTACAAATGGCAACAAATCGCAGACAAAGTCGACGAAGATCTCTTCATGAGAGTCATCATACGGAAGGTGCAGAGTGCCGGGAAAGACGATCGCACGGTCCAAACTCTCTACAACGCCGTCTTCCTCGGAAGATCCGACAGATTGCTCCAGGTGATGCAACAGAGCTTCCCGGAATTGGGACTAACCGAGAAAGACTGCACGGAAATGAGCTGGATTCAATCCGTGCTCTACATTGGAGGCTTTCCGAGAAACGCGCAACCCGAGATTCTCCTACAGGGGATATCTCTCTCCAAAAGCTACTTCAAAGCCAAGTCAGACTTCATCAGAACTCCCATACCTGAAGATGGGCTGCTAGGGCTGTGGAAGAAGATGCTTGAAGAAGATATCCCATTTATAATCTTCAACCCTTACGGAGGGATGATGGCCAATATTCCGGAATCCGAGATTCCATTCCCGCACAGGAAGGGCGTGATATTCATGATCCAGTACATGAGCATCTGGACAGACGATAAGCCAGAGACGGCAGCGAAGCATGTGGATTGGATCAGGAGGCTGTACAACTACATGGCCTCGTACGCCTCCACGTTCCCCAGAGAGGCGTACGTCAACTACAGAGATCTTGATCTGGGAATGAACAAGAACAGATCGAGTTTCATACAGGCGAACTCATGGGGCACGAGGTATTTCAAGGACAATTTCAACAGACTTGTGAAGGTGAAGACTAAAGTTGATCCTGGTAATTTCTTCAGACATGAGCAGAGCATTCCAACTCTGCCATTGATGAACCATGGTGGAGAGAACAGCATGATGCACTAA
- the LOC125208427 gene encoding dihydroceramide fatty acyl 2-hydroxylase FAH2-like, with amino-acid sequence MVAQGFTVDLNKPLVFQVGHLGEDYQEWIHQPIVCKESPRFFGNDVVEFLTKNKWWYIPVIWLPVVGWFLSMSIYMGRTILDVALWVAFGIFTWTLMEYSLHRFLFHIETKSYLGNTLHYLLHGCHHKHPMDGLRLVFPPAATAVLLYPLWNLVKLLATPTTAPALFAGGLLGYVMYDVTHYYVHHGQPTSEYPKNLKKYHLNHHFRIQDKGYGITSSFWDKVFGTLPPSKVEGKSR; translated from the exons ATGGTGGCGCAGGGATTTACTGTTGACTTAAACAAACCCCTTGTTTTCCAG GTCGGCCATCTTGGTGAAGATTATCAGGAGTGGATTCACCAGCCAATTGTATGCAAAGAAAGCCCTCGATTTTTTGGAAATGACGTCGTGGAG TTTTTGACGAAGAATAAATGGTGGTACATTCCTGTTATTTGGCTCCCGGTAGTCGGTTGGTTTCTCTCAATGTCCATTTACATGGGTCGTACAATTCTTGATGTGGCATTATGGGTAGCATTTGGCATTTTTACCTGGACATTGATGGAATATTCGCTACATCGATTCCTTTTCCACATTGAGACGAAGAGTTATTT GGGTAACACACTTCATTATCTACTGCACGGCTGTCATCATAAGCACCCTATGGATGGTCTGCGCCTCGTTTTCCCACCTGCTGCCACTGCAGTTCTTTTATATCCA TTATGGAACTTAGTTAAATTGTTGGCTACTCCCACCACTGCTCCTGCTTTATTTGCTGGTGGACTTCTGGGATACGTGATGTATGATGTTACTCATTACTACGTGCACCACGGGCAGCCCACCAGTGAATATCCAAAAAACCTCAAG AAATATCATCTAAACCACCACTTTCGCATCCAGGATAAGGGTTATGGCATTACTTCCTCGTTCTGGGACAAGGTCTTTGGAACTCTACCCCCATCAAAAGTCGAAGGGAAGAGtagataa
- the LOC125204024 gene encoding persulfide dioxygenase ETHE1 homolog, mitochondrial — MLSKFQFLKASATFFAPTPPKRHSFHQIVSFRAKLGSRMGSASYTTSSKLLFRQLFEKESSTYTYLLADVSHPDKPALLVDPVDKTVDRDVSLVKELGLKLIYAINTHVHADHVTGTGLLKSKAPGVKSIISKASQAKADLFVEPGDKICFGDLFLEVRATPGHTQGCVTYVTGDGPDQPQPRMAFTGDALLIRGCGRTDFQGGSSDQLYDSVHSQIFTLPKDTFVYPAHDYKGFSASTVGEEMQYNARLTKDKETFKNIMANLNLSYPKMIDIAVPANMVCGLQDVEAKVAL, encoded by the exons ATGTTGTCCAAATTCCAATTCTTGAAAGCATCAGCCACATTTTTTGCCCCCACACCTCCAAAGAGGCATTCTTTCCACCAGATTGTTTCGTTCAGGGCGAAGCTCGGATCGCGGATGGGGTCGGCTTCCTATACGACGTCGTCTAAGTTGCTTTTCCGGCAGCTTTTTGAGAAGGAGTCTTCCACCTACACCTACCTTCTCGCCGATGTTTCTCACCCGGATAAACCGGCTCTG TTGGTAGACCCCGTGGACAAGACCGTGGATAGGGATGTGTCTCTTGTGAAAGAGTTGGGTTTGAAGCTTATTTATGCAATCAACACTCATGTACATGCAGATCATGTCACTGGCACTGGCTTGCTGAAG AGTAAGGCTCCTGGTGTAAAATCTATCATTTCAAAGGCAAGCCAAGCGAAAGCTGACCTTTTTGTTGAACCCGGTGACAAAATCTGTTTTGGTGATCTCTTTCTGGAG GTGCGTGCAACCCCTGGTCATACGCAAGGTTGTGTTACTTACGTCACAGGTGATGGGCCTGATCAGCCTCAGCCAAGAATGGCCTTTACCGGTGATGCTTTATTAATTCGTGGATGCGGCAGGACAGATTTTCAG GGTGGAAGTTCCGATCAGCTTTATGACTCAGTTCATTCTCAG ATCTTTACATTGCCTAAAGATACGTTTGTGTATCCTGCTCATGACTACAAGGGATTCTCA GCGAGCACTGTCGGAGAGGAGATGCAGTATAATGCCCGCCTCACGAAAGATAAG GAAACATTCAAAAACATAATGGCAA aTTTGAACTTGTCATATCCCAAAATGATAGACATAGCCGTCCCTGCCAACATGGTTTGTGGTTTGCAAGATGTTGAAGCCAAAGTTGCCTTATAA